aattatattcaatacagaatatgttatattttaatgttatatatacatatacataaaggTTTTGTACTTACTGTTTCAAAATGATTGGTACTTACCTCTTGTTGAAACCTGATGAATTACAGTAGCAATATTTTGTATAGCTTTTTTTACAGCTCTGATTTTTTGTTGATCGTCTAGGACGTCCGCGATTATTATacctttcaatttttctttgatagtttcaaaaaatacaaCGTGGTCCTCATTAAACAATAAATCGTCTGCAGAATTGGCCTTCACCTTCTCTAATGCCAAAGCCTTGCCTAACAAATCAACTACTTTTGGTCCAAGACTGCCCAGATGGTCCTCAAGTGCTGTAAGCAAACGCAGTACAGCTACAACCGTGAGTGGTCCATTGTCTTCAGGCTCTGCTTCTTCTCTAGCTGTTGCAGATTTAGAATTCGGTGATGGTGAACGTTCATATTTTGGATATTGGTGAGGTTCGAGAATTCGATAATGTGATGATCCACCAAAATGTGCAGAAGTTGATACAGCTGAAAATCTTCCGCGTGGTGGATATGATGAACTGAAATACTCACTTTCAACAACGGATGGTGGAAAATTTCGTGTTGGATGGCGATGACGGTGGGAATGCATGGGATATGCATTATACTCATCCGAAAGTGGACTTTTTGATAATGATGAGGAACGATCACGTGACCGCTTATAATCACGACCACGTGAGATACGTGGCGACTTGGATCGTGAACGACGCGAACGAGAATGCGATCGAGAATGTGTTCGTGTTCGGAGATTTCTACCGCGAACCGGTGACTCATCGTCacttatattaataatatcgCCTGAATTTTTGGAACGTTTTGAGGCAATGTCAAGGCCACGATCAGAAAGCTTTGGTCCTAAAACATGACCTCCAGATGTTATACCTACTGCATTTCGACCAATATGTACTTTGTATTTTTCCTTCAGCTGGTCGACCATCTCCTCTGCATTCTCTGGCAGACCAAGTTTAACTTtaatttctttcttctttttttctacTTCTGAGTTGAACAAATCCTTCATGCGTTCAGTCCAAAAAGCAATCCACTCAGGTTTGTAATCGTATTTATTCGGGTCTGTTTTCTTCTCCATCTGTAACTCCTTATAACGTCGGTTCCAAAATTTCTTCCATTCATCAGGATATAAAGGATGCTTTTCTGGGTTCTTGTCATAatcttgttgaattttttccatttgtttAAGTTGTATTTCGAgcatacacttatatttttcccACTTATACTTTTCTTGTGCAATATGCGAAGCCTGCAGCGATAGTTCTTTTGGTGTTGGGAGCTTCTTTTCAGCTTCCTTACGATCTTCGCTTCGTTCTTCTTCGAAAGGCGGCGAGCGTCGGACCCGCGGCAACACTCTATAAGCAGGTGATTGTTCccgttttttcaattttttcgaatttgatGGTCCATCGGAGTCACTTGAAATTTCATCCAAGTCGTCGCGGTTTGATTTTACTGGAAAGTCTTCATTTATACGTTTCGGAGCTTTAATAGTTATTTGTAATGTTTGCTCTGTTTTGTTCGTAGTTGAGCTCGAATTGGGTTCCCAAAGAGACCGATCGATCACGTCAAGAAAGTTTGGACCATTTCGTTcgtcaaaatgaaatttattattaatttctccAACAAATTTGGCTTTCATACGACGAAAGTCATCGCTATTGGCAACCATTAACTTTAAACGACCATGGTGATCTTCTACAGCTTTAGATAATTTTTGCACAACGCTTAAAAGAATCTGATGCGAATTCGGTTTGTATTTGACAGGATTGAATTCACGTACCGCCGTTGGAAAATGTTTCTCTAGATACTTTAGACGATGATTGTAAGATGTCCAATGTTGCATTATGGTGCGTGGATCACCACGCTTATCACAAAGCACACAAAAGTAACCAGGTTCACGGCGGTCATCTTCGTGCAATTCAAGTGTATACTCAAGACCAACAAGAGCATTGCCTTTGTATTGATCAATTGCCTTTTGGATTTGGGGGTCACGATTTATTTCATCCTCAAAACCGGGCGGTACTGGTTCTCCCgcaattatattcatattttcacaaaatagcACAATTTCCAATTCACTGGTTTTAAACTCTTACGCGTTTTAAACTATAGCAAAACTCGTTAACAAAATTAGGAAAGTTGAAATTCTCAAGATATTGGGTTATATGTAATAGCACAAAGAATCATGCAAATATTGTTGAATATCTTCTCTAATTAAGATACAATAAAACTAAAGTATATTTATCGTTTAATCTTGCTCGACACAagtagaaaattgtatttttataaaaattttcttcctATTACACTGAAAAGACGCCTGAAaaaatgaatatgtatattttcggcTTTTTTGTATGCAATGTCCTCAAAACGCAGTGTTGCATATCGATTTCCCATAATTTCTTCTATTACAATTCTTTTGCTAGAACCAAGTGGTGAATTAATAACTATTTTCACATATCTGCCATTAGTCAATTTAAGGGCATTCACTATTTGTCTATTGTTGCGAACATAATATATTaacgatattttttttcgttttgcatacttttaaaaCATGCAGACTATGAAAACGTcaaaatacaaatgaaattctaataagaaaattaaaccaaaaatacttatttaacACTGAAATCATATGAAACTTTTATATGTGATTTAATGTGTTTATTTACAAATGCAATTGTACATAAAACATAATATTGCTAACAAACACTAATAAGTACTTAGCTGAAAAGGGTTAAAAACTTTTGCCTTTAcagattttatttacttttgtttctAACCTAGAAATTATTCTGTTATTATTAAAAGTGATATAAAAGACATAATTCGGAAAATAATAGTAGGTGACCAAAATATTAcgcatttgaaattaaaacagtaaattaaaaattgtttattttgaatttcttaaataggaagaattttaattattttggtcAAAGTTTTTCTAGCCCTGCTTCTACCTAATGAACAGGACATACAGGATTCATGTGTGCTTCTAAGCTACTTATTAGCTTGCAATTTTCGAAGCGAAAACGCTTAAACAACGGAATCGACAAGCTCAAATGAAATGTAATCCCCATATCATTGTGTgcagtacataaatacatacattctaAATTCTAATAGTTTCAGTTATCTTAAGCTATATGAAAGTATTTGGACTCATATTTGTTTacgagtttaaaatattccaaaaatctTAGTCAGGCATGTCAATACTGATTATGGGCATCACTGGTTTCATGTTATCATTTTTGGCTCCCTTTTTGCTCTTTTTATCGTGCTTGTCGAAGTCTTCTGTATGTGCATTACTAGTAGAAGCATCCAAAGGAACTGATTGCGCAGCTGCTGACCGATCCACGTGATAAGATATATTACCATATTCCTGTAGGAAAGGCATGGCTGATAATAGAAACTGGTGGAAGGATTTACGAATTCCGAACCACCATTTGTT
The DNA window shown above is from Bactrocera tryoni isolate S06 chromosome 4, CSIRO_BtryS06_freeze2, whole genome shotgun sequence and carries:
- the LOC120775389 gene encoding uncharacterized protein CG7065, with amino-acid sequence MNIIAGEPVPPGFEDEINRDPQIQKAIDQYKGNALVGLEYTLELHEDDRREPGYFCVLCDKRGDPRTIMQHWTSYNHRLKYLEKHFPTAVREFNPVKYKPNSHQILLSVVQKLSKAVEDHHGRLKLMVANSDDFRRMKAKFVGEINNKFHFDERNGPNFLDVIDRSLWEPNSSSTTNKTEQTLQITIKAPKRINEDFPVKSNRDDLDEISSDSDGPSNSKKLKKREQSPAYRVLPRVRRSPPFEEERSEDRKEAEKKLPTPKELSLQASHIAQEKYKWEKYKCMLEIQLKQMEKIQQDYDKNPEKHPLYPDEWKKFWNRRYKELQMEKKTDPNKYDYKPEWIAFWTERMKDLFNSEVEKKKKEIKVKLGLPENAEEMVDQLKEKYKVHIGRNAVGITSGGHVLGPKLSDRGLDIASKRSKNSGDIINISDDESPVRGRNLRTRTHSRSHSRSRRSRSKSPRISRGRDYKRSRDRSSSLSKSPLSDEYNAYPMHSHRHRHPTRNFPPSVVESEYFSSSYPPRGRFSAVSTSAHFGGSSHYRILEPHQYPKYERSPSPNSKSATAREEAEPEDNGPLTVVAVLRLLTALEDHLGSLGPKVVDLLGKALALEKVKANSADDLLFNEDHVVFFETIKEKLKGIIIADVLDDQQKIRAVKKAIQNIATVIHQVSTRGNSSNNINTEVPKTNDKGESAIKVKKSDSFSIKDLPFDRQVISTKLAAALVFQGREDVSTEDMDKLIFIFLLFVKLSKEKRELDGKALQLAALLAQLGIYVPSSSSTTSAALAAFPTIVEDLMENEIGTGNVRGHVNENEASNETVDKDAKNDGANNMLESLTDSDLQTLLQNFKHLSSEEQHHLIAHLKKLETADPLRVEKLRKFVNLADLTEAAYSSPSASTSKSNLRERSRTRDSRFDESPVTSTNKGRGRISDDDDDDRRRGASVSNPNRFSLDDEDEDDDYNVDDVFKAAFRKVSDNSRQSKGESMLSLEKKKPAPVQAPAPIIPVSSSPNALTFNRAGLNISLSDTQNLIANLMGSLQQSNSNQKTNTKSTHTNDGKGQQIPTRSNVPSVPKVPKNQAMQQQTHPSIQPTTMPYYQQGQPSQPQAYPGGSGYQQMGGMNNNQSYYNSMGYNNNSGPGYPGYQQWGMGDGQQFGMQNFMGQQPQGSQQNMGYNNMYGQGPH